In Rutidosis leptorrhynchoides isolate AG116_Rl617_1_P2 chromosome 6, CSIRO_AGI_Rlap_v1, whole genome shotgun sequence, the DNA window aaggtaatacccacgcttaaatgacacaacgcgttttgggaccacaggcagagcagatgtgtgagtacgctggagttaagcgtgctcgggcaagagcactaccaggatgggtgacctcctgggaaagtgcttctcgtgtgtggtcgccaagaaaaagccgtgcgcctgcgggcaaagcggacaatattgtggtcatgttaagctgaggtattacaaaacgtttatcaatagattctacataacagagcaccctggtaactaaactttaacgttataataataaataccccattcgttttaatacacgcaaaccaacgtgtcctaaactcaaataacatacgtccgttaaaaggctagcgctctagctcggacggggatgtcaagccctatggatccatatacaattattcgtgcccaccagtccatattctatgtactggcagctactagttaccaaagctaagggattttcggttttaactcagtgtagaatttagtatgtacttgtatccattgtgtttaaaataaagtgcatgtattctcagcccaagaatatatattgcaaaagtaattaaaaagggagcaaatgaaactcactttagcaacatataaagtcgttcaccaaaatgtgatcgaaactcagaatatcaaataactGTAGTCCTCaacgtattaatattgtgattcaatattgcaggaaagtatgtagaagcaacgaagatgataaacactaggtttgattcacaaatatacccccgaacattacccataacctccttggcaataacccataatttccttagctttatcccgttcgaaaaccatttttgaaatcgtttggacataacctcgtcgtagtatttgatgtataatactaataataataataataagattaataataatattaaccttaataataataataataataataataataataataataataataataataataataataataataataatataaatatatatatcagagaTAAAGAAAGAAATAATTATGAAAGTGTAAAGATTCAGGCAgaactcgtggccttttatagacttggccagatttttgcctccatgcgatcgcatggatttctaggcttgtggccatgcgatcgcatggcctcagattccagctcacatatgattttgtcctatctcttgtcgacataatttaatattaatatataatatataatttaaataattaattatatattatattaaattcacgtgcatagtttatttgtaatttttgttctgataagtcgtacgtaatcactcgacttatgtcccggttcccatttttcaaatgtcctttcgtacgctgagaaaacttgcattttacgtttcgtgacacgtacctttgttaaaatatagtcttaaatcatccataaactataccactcgaggtataacttatacatttgagtgttttggtcatttacttctataaatcatcgtctcgctatttgttaatatatatatatattttcattctgaaatagtgttttactgtagcaaagttactgtaacaAAGtcaattttgaaatagtgttttaccaccaccaacaaccacatccgcatcacacgcctccacatcacaatctgtacctcagatatcaacatcatacgcaccatagataccaaggaataccaacaacaacaaacgatgaagtattgattcataatttcatcgaagaaacattctacggcgattatgtaatttctaaaagtttagagattatctattctagccttaaccctaaatcagatagagtagaaacccttatcagaatggtgtaagatacaagctatacttgttttaccaacagcatcaacagtacccttagcctcaccagcacagtcagttctgtcaacatcatcagaatcagcagcacctctaacatcacaagctctgtcagttcaagaaagcaccgtggacatcattacgagtcaacaacgagtatattgtatcaatgagttatgaagtaataactcaattcatctaaagaatttatatgtatatcttatatataaattttaaaaccatcatgaatcttttcgtactaagctattacgtgtgaattttaaggggtagatactactcggttaattcatattactaatatgctatgatgtacatccttcgttaacaacttaaccatcgttaactacaaatctctgtttcaactcaatgaattccatttcctaataaaccaagtgtattattcaattacataattgattttacattttcattttcgatgtactcaaaactgtccagaaaacatcatatgtgccttgtaaggttcacaaaaattccacgagcaccaacatccttcaccgaggaataagaataaataatgaagtattgatttcattagcgaaatactccgcaaagattatgtaatctttaatattttaaagattaatcatttctaagtcaagacgaaaatcaaataagcttaatatgatattaactcatcaaatctgtattacatctgaagaaaatatacatacatgtattttcataaataaaaattcttttgtacaaagtattaattgtgaaatctttaacgggtaggtaatactcgggaaatatataagttcacaattaatatgttatactgtacactcttcaactttgattcaaaattattaactatgctcacagcgatatacaatcgtttccatacaaattcaattacatattctgattttgaaaaattagaatccaagccaagatttaacagaaaacatcactcatagattcttacatctttcaaatgttatagtttgacttcaaaactgtgccagaacatcacttctattcataaacccagaaaaaaaagaatatttatcgttcaaaattctagaacattatatgtatcttgacaattacaatcttcatgcaaacccttcaaacttttgaaaacacctcagatggataaccgacgattcagttatgataactttgaatgctgatgaagcaggaaaaactgtaaacgaccttaacagtcaaaagttttatgataaagaataatgtgttggcaaagctcagaaaaagagaaggtttggaactgaaaaacggattgagcaaagtatgaaggaggctgtggataaatcacaaagactaaacctgccttcaaagaatccaaatgattcagtatctgctgaagccattaacgaatacttgctttcgaatctaaacccttgcggacaatattcttcatcatcttttgatattagaaattctaagatatcatcgtatctttcattataaatatcctccatatttctggagataattccataatcattcttatcggaaatcaattttctccttgcgatatctgtgtaacatcataaaagaaactattttagtttctaaattctgaaaccttcgagtttaaaatatgaatatttttgaagtggtgttgggagctgaagcatgagttattataatataatgacacttgatcaacgtgattatattacagtaagtcatgctgagtttctaatggaacttgataaaggttcacagatcacaccctcatcatgaacaatgttacataactctttcattctatataatctctaaaaatatcaagaaaatattttcttaatgattcggtctttttcgaggtattctggtaatttgacaagtcagattatgctattaccatttctttcttagaacattagttatgttcatctgaaacttcatacctacgaattctggaccattatccgcttgacttaaggtcgggaagagaaaacgaaagcatgaagctccaaaatatgatggagaatataaagcccgataacaaccccgaaattacaaaccgtgtatatcaatgcgtatagcaataaaaagacacgggagaatgaaaaacactataaccccaaggtaatagtagaagaaacttcctctggtggcagatgaaaaagaagaatgaaggatacgatagccaggaaaatatcaagaatcagaactggattaagcattttcacaatctattgggatgtatgaaataagaaagaagattataggagtgttgaaaataaatgaaatggaagaggtcaatttatagcgaaatatcagacatagcaatcgaggcagattacgcatttaataaaAGAAGGTTTTAatctccttaaatcccgaagaatcaaatcttatttagaatatgaagattttatattccttaaattccgaaaatcaatcgttactacgtcaaaaattaagacgaatctctattccttcatttcactcttttacgataacttctctcatacgcttcgaataatcggattattttatccatattattcaacggtgataaaactctatttatcaacacatatacggcatgaaaacatttttattgttagtcatgacgaccacactcaaatttcgggacgaaatttctttaacgagtagttactgtgatgacccgtaaatttctgaccaaatttaaacttaatctttgtatgattaatatttccgacgcgataagcaaagtctgtaaaactgaatctcaaaatttttgaactactttcatatattcaaatacctttcgattgttctcgacgattcgcgaacaattatatgtatatagatatatatatactataacttgaaaacgcaacaatgtattaattgtttgataccgtacattaaacttattggtttaaatatttatttgaatatatatgataagttagaatattaattgtatgaataacttgcgacgtatatttaaaacgtgtttatgaatgttgaaaatatatattaacttggtcataaacgatttgttattatattaacaaatagcgagacaatgatttatagaagtaaatgaccaaaacactcgaaagtttaagatacactttgaatgatatagtttattgataatttaagactatattttgacaaaggtacgagtcacaaaacgtaaattgcgagttttctaagcgtacgaaaatgcgttcgagaaatcggaaccgggacataggtcgagtgacaacgtacgagtcatcggaacgaaaattacaagtcaactatgcacatgaatttaatataatatataattaattatttaaattatatatattatatatattatatttaaatatgtcgacaaacaagaaaacaaaagtttgtgagctggatcagagggccatgcgatcgcatggccttgaagcacaaatcccatgcgatcgcatgaggtactttttcagaaaaggttctataaattgcacgatttcagttatGCGTTTCTCCCactcttaatattactccgtaagtatttatttatttacattattattattattattattattattattattattattattattattattaagattaatattattattaatcttattattattagtattattaattagtattatacataaaatactacgacgaggttatgagcgtgtcacctgcaaaatggttttcgagcgggatagagctaaggaaactatgggttatagctatggaggttatgggtaatgttcgtgggtattattttgcaagtcaaacctagtgtttatcatctctgttacgtctacgtactttcctgcaatattgaatcacaatattgatacgtgagtattcatatcttatcttttatatattaataatgtatccatgtctagtgctcgagtatatatgtttatgcatgcttgtatgctaaatttcgtcattaaacagtttatgatgaatcacgaattaaatacatatattactgataaaaggtatatgatatgcatgtttttggaaagctggcgaaaaatcaataacttttcatttagaaatcgcataatttcggtgaacgaatcaaaagatatgatcaactgaattatgattgacgttaattggaattgcttttgaatctgcaattaatatttaaacaacttgtttgtaagattgataaattagatttttgaatattaccaaccgagtaaatgaatccttatgtaaggcacgtctcgttttgttaaactattgtcaaattgactttttgaaacgactttggataacttttgtatgtcgatctcgagcattaggattgtgatacactatgacctgacctagcttgatagacatttattgaccaacatatgttctctaggttgagatctacggttatttggtaatccgagtttcggtcacattttggtgaatgactttatatgctgctaaggtgagtttcatatgatcccttttaccctttacatttttgggctgagaatacatgcaaatgctttattaactgatttacaatatttatatgcgtgagtttcatttgctccctttttaattgcttttgcaatctatatttttgggctgagaatacatacactttattttaaacacaatggatacaagtacatactaaattctacaccgagtttgaaccgaaaatcccttagctttggtaactagtaactgccggttataagaactggtgggcacgagtagttatatatggatccatagggcttgatatccccgtccgagctagagcgctagccttttaacggacgtatgctatttgagaagcgtacacgttggtttgcgtgtattattaagatgattatacaaagggtataaaatatatatacgttaagtttagttaccagggtgctcaatttcgtagaatattttgataaacgtttatggatgaaacaactaaaaacttgtgattcacctttatatacagattatgcgcaacattaaaactatgaactcaccaacctttgtgttgacacttttaagcatgtttattctcaggtttctagaagtcttccgctgtttgcttatatgtgatacaagctatgtgcatggagtcatacatgctttattcaagaaaactttgcattcacaaaatcatcaccgtgtatcttattttgacttcattgtcaacagatgtattatggtaaactattatttatggtgattgtctatatgtagaaattatcaaacgttaaaaaccttagaaattgatattcatttattgtgtaccttttgaaaagaatgcaatgtttacaaaacgtatcatatagaggtcaaatacctcgcaatgaaatcaatgaatgacgtgttcgtccagatggatttggacgggtcgtcacatatctacatataattgttcgcgaatcattgaaaacaaccgaagggtatttaaatatataaaagtagttcaaaaattttgagattcagttttacagactttgcttatcgtatcagaaatgttaatcatacaaagattaagtttaaatttggtcagaaatttccgggtcatcacattaaatCCAAATTAAATTCATTAGTCGATTTGGATCCGGTTATTAAGAACTAACACTTATTAATGATATTTTGAATCACATAATCATGCATATTTTGTAGATTTCTATGTTAAAAGATGGTCTTCATCCTAATTTGATGATTGTCATTTTATACGCGCTAGTATTAATAAAAACGTAAAAGTGATAATGTTATAAATTCCACTTAATACTAATCATTGATGGACAATCTGTCATTTTATTTGTATTTGAGCGTCGTTTATAACTGTTCAGAAAGGGTGTTTATGCCTTTTCTACGTATATCCATTGGTTTGCAACTTTGGTTAAATATGTTCCTAGAATGATTAAGGGGCGTTGTTTACAAGGTAATTAACGACAGATCAAACCTTGTTACATTTTTTGCACTTCAATCTTTTGTAATTATTATAGCCTGTATCACTTTAACTCCGCTTGTATTAACCATTTTCGGCAAAAACTATAACCAACTTAGTCGTAAAGCCATGTATTTATATCATACACGCTATGTTATAATGTATCGATACCAAGTCAATTATAGTCTGGCAACAAAATGGTGTTGATCAAAGAAGTTACAATTTAAGGCCCGAAAACTCTCACTCTGCAACATGTGGCTGATGCATCACATTTCACAACAATAACCAATCCGATAAATGTTATAGATGATATAAATGTGTAAAAATATACATATTGACATAGTTAAAGGACCAAAATGTAACACTAATTAAATTAGCATTCACATTTCACAAAATACAGTAACAGTATTTAACAGTATATACAGTAAGAATACAAACAAAACAAACAGAAAAAGAATAGCAAAAAGAGATACAtagatatatagaaatatatacatatacgtacataCAAAGAGAGAGAAAACAAGCATGGGTAGATTAGGCGGAGGAGGAAGCGGCGGAGCAACGGTggcaaagaaaaagaaaaaaggcAGGCCATCTTTAGTAGATCTTCAAAAACGTGCAATTGAGCAGCAAAAATTACAACAAAAGAGATCCGGTCGCCGGAACCCTAATTCAAATTCCGCGGATGGTGAAGAAGAGTAttacgatgacgatgatgatgagcgCAAACAAAAAAAAGTCAAACTAGTTGTGCGTTTGCCTCAATCTGATCAAAATCAACAGCAATTGAATTTATCTTCTGATTTAGTTAGATCTTCGTCTGTTAATTCGCTTTCGTGTGGCTCTGATTCCAATGCTGATGTTGATATTCTAAAAGTTATATCCGGATCTGATCATCAGGTAATTTTAATTTTGTAGAATTGGAATTAGGGTTTGTGTTTTTATGATTTTGTAATTTTGAATGTGTGGGGTTTTAAAAGTAGAAAAATCGagggaaaataaataaatataaattgcgtACTTCGTATTATTTAGACCACAGgaattatcatgatttttttttttttttttttttcaaataagaaattatttttaattgttttcttTGAAAATTAATTTGGAGTTTCCCGGGTACTTTAACAGCTTTCTGTTTTAGTAACTAGTATCTGCATAGCTATAAAACCTCTAAATTGATACAATCATGGTTGATTAATTTATTTATTCAAATATTTTACCTTTTCCTGTTTTGTAAAATTAAAGGCTTTAAATTTATAAAGATTCTGTTTGGACTTAGATTTTGCAAAATATTATATTAACTTTGTTGATTTATTGTTGGTAGTTATTTTATCTGACTCTTATTATTTAAATGTATGTATGTTTATGCTTATCTGTATGTATGTATAGGTATGTGtataagagtgtgtgtgtgtgcatATACAGACTTAAAGGAACATTCACCCACCATCATGTCTTGGGGAAAAGTTCAGATTTGTCTTATCTTTAattagacttattattattttatttttttgttattatcTGCTGTTATTCTGTCACTTCACTCGTACTTGCTATATGGGTCTTtcatatttaatctaatatttttttcaGGATGCTTTTACTGTGTGTGCTTGATGAatgttttgttttgtattttggTTATCACGTTTGTGTTTGTATGTCGTAACGATTGAGTATACGTTTATGTATGTAGGGTGAAAAGACAATGAAAGTGATGGACTCTCAACATGGTATTAATCATTAATCATAAACATCAAACCCTTCTGTTATATTTCTTGAGAAGATTATTAATACACAGGGGCTCTTTGTTATCAcgtttcatttatatttatattgtgtGCAGGGTCGCCATTTGAGTCCGGACCCACAACGCCTTTGCCAGACAAAAAGTTGGTGTTGTTCATTCTTGACAGGCTTCAAAAGTGTGTTTCTCTCCTTTTGGTTTCTTTGAATAAGAATGCAATTAATTTCTTGTCGTGTGTGTTGAACTGATAGCCCTTTTTGGGTACTTTAATTGACTTGTAGGAAGGATACTCACGGGGTTTTTTCTGAACCTGTTGATCCTAACGAGGTGATTTGCTATAAAAGTTTGTGACTTTCATCTGTTGTTGTTTTTAGTGTTTTTATTGATATGGCGATGTTTGTTTGTATGCAGCTCCCTGATTACCATGAAATTATTAAGCAGCCTATGGATTTTGGTACTCTTAGGAGCAAACTTGACGCGGGACTATATCCAAATTTGGAAGAATTGGAGGTTTGTATTGGTTAATTATGCTTTGGTTGTTAATTGGTATTATTTGGCTTTGAAGTGTATGTGGCAACTAAGTTTCAAGGAATAGGCTATTTGTTGCCCTGGTTTGATATTAGTCCAAGTGTTCAGGGTCCCCTAAAAGAAATCATACAGTTTCCTTTAGTCTACTTATGTTTGCTTTTGCCTTAAAATAGGGTATTTCGTTTTTCTTTGTGATACATTATACTTTATTTTGAAGTTGATGTGGATGTTATATTATAATGACTGTATAATATGAGTGTGATATCGAAAGGTTAAATACGGTTTGGTAACATTGATCTCATCTTTTTCTTTCTTGTATAGTATAATCGGCCACTTACATAATGATTGAAAGGTTATATGTTGATTATGGGCTGCTTATTTCTTCAAATATTGTTTGGCCACCACACAAATTTGTATTTATGCATTCCTTCTATTTTTTTTTCAATCATACAGTTGTTTCACAAATTTTATTTCTCGTGTTTACAGGCTGATGTTAATTTAATCTGCTCCAATGCAATGCAATATAATTCGTCTGATACCATCTACTTCCGCCAGGTTGGGGGTCACGGCTTCACATCATTTACACTAATAAATTATAATACTTTGTACCTTTTAGTCCTAAAATCTTAATCTGTGTTATCCATTTTATCAGGCGAGATCTATACAAGAATTGGCAAAAAGGGACTTTGAAAATCTAAGACAAGAGGGTGAAGATGGTGAATTACAACCGAAAGTGGTGAGAAGGGGCAGGCCACCTGGAAAACAACAAAAGAAGACACCTGGCCGGCCCCCAGTTGACCGTGTGCGTCCTGAGTCAACCTCAGGGGCCACACTTGCAACTCCTGAAGACAACAACACAACAGAATCCACCCCTTATAACTTACGGAAAGCACCACCGGTATTGTATAGATTTCAGGCTGATGGTTTACTTGCCTCACATCGTTCACGCAATGGTGAACATTACTCTGAATTATTGGCGGATTGGAACGAAGAGTTTCCAGGTTTCTTTTAACTGTTAATCCTTCAAcactaattttttttgttttttgtgtgtgtgtgtgtgtgtgtgtgtgtgatcaaTAAAGTAAAGGTACAAACTATTCACACTTCTTAGTTCTTACTACTTGGGATAATCTGCAGAGCGCATTAGGAAAGCTGACATGAAATGGGGAAATAAAAATCTTATCATAGATGAAACTAGGCGTGAAACCTACAAACAATATCATCCTTCGACTTATGCTAACGCCTCTTCTCTCTTGTCCAACTTTGGTGGGGAGAAAAAGCAATTGCTACCGGTACGTTCTCAATttcttatatttttttattattttttattttttatgtattTCAGTCTGTAgcctatataatagtattattattaagtttttcACTCTCAATTCAGGTAGGTTTACATGCTGAATATGGTTATGCTAGAAGTCTAGCCCGTTTTGCTGCAAATCTTGGACCAACTATCTGGAAAGTTGCTTCGAAGAAAATCGAAAAAGCTTTACCTCCCGGAACGAAGTTTGCTCCCGGTGTCGTTGGCGAAAACGATACTTCTCCTCCACCGTCATTATTTTTCCCATCTGGAAATTTAAGACTTTCAAATCAACCTCAAACCCCTTCCCTTTCTGTTCAAAATCCCGACACAAACCAAACGAAAGTTGAGACGTTGGATCCTGACATAAGAACCAGTCCGTCATCACAACATGTTAGAAACGGTTTTAATAGCATTTACATGGATACAACAGCAGTTTAGATTATCATCATCAGcaggtatcatcatcatcaaaccctagcCTGTTTTTGGTTGCAGTTTCACTCTAACTTAATGAGGATCAGGCATGATTTAGCGCTGCAGTTCTTAGTTCTAACCTTTATTGTGTTATGTGAGTGATGAATTGCCAATGTACcgcatttaaagcataaagtatttATGGTGAAGAGATGAGTGTAGCTCTGCAGTTGCAGGTATTTTTTATAGGGTAGGAGGGATTCTGTATAGATCAAACATAATTTAACTATCTTTGTAACATTGGAACTGGTAATTAATCAGATTAATTAGAAAATGATTATAAAGTGGATTAGAAATAAGAAGAGAAAAAAGAGGGGTTTACTTTGGGTTTTGTTTTGGCTttgtacattttttttttgttattgttatttttgggGGGAAACAGACTTATTTGGCCGTGCTTGTTTATTGACATTTGTAGTTATCATCAAGAGAGGATTGTATCATGGTTCCTGAAATATGTTGCAAATCAAAATTTGAACCTATTTAGTAGTTACTGTTGTGTTTTTATCTAGTACTGACTTCACTTTGTACATTATTACTTTACTCTttactatattactccgtattatattgatattgttaattaattattattaccaaTCCAAAAGATTGTTTGTTGCTTACtatattactagtgaaatgactcgtgaa includes these proteins:
- the LOC139852701 gene encoding uncharacterized protein isoform X1 — translated: MGRLGGGGSGGATVAKKKKKGRPSLVDLQKRAIEQQKLQQKRSGRRNPNSNSADGEEEYYDDDDDERKQKKVKLVVRLPQSDQNQQQLNLSSDLVRSSSVNSLSCGSDSNADVDILKVISGSDHQGEKTMKVMDSQHGSPFESGPTTPLPDKKLVLFILDRLQKKDTHGVFSEPVDPNELPDYHEIIKQPMDFGTLRSKLDAGLYPNLEELEADVNLICSNAMQYNSSDTIYFRQARSIQELAKRDFENLRQEGEDGELQPKVVRRGRPPGKQQKKTPGRPPVDRVRPESTSGATLATPEDNNTTESTPYNLRKAPPVLYRFQADGLLASHRSRNGEHYSELLADWNEEFPERIRKADMKWGNKNLIIDETRRETYKQYHPSTYANASSLLSNFGGEKKQLLPVGLHAEYGYARSLARFAANLGPTIWKVASKKIEKALPPGTKFAPGVVGENDTSPPPSLFFPSGNLRLSNQPQTPSLSVQNPDTNQTKVETLDPDIRTSPSSQHVRNGFNSIYMDTTAV
- the LOC139852701 gene encoding uncharacterized protein isoform X2 translates to MGRLGGGGSGGATVAKKKKKGRPSLVDLQKRAIEQQKLQQKRSGRRNPNSNSADGEEEYYDDDDDERKQKKVKLVVRLPQSDQNQQQLNLSSDLVRSSSVNSLSCGSDSNADVDILKVISGSDHQGEKTMKVMDSQHGSPFESGPTTPLPDKKLVLFILDRLQKKDTHGVFSEPVDPNELPDYHEIIKQPMDFGTLRSKLDAGLYPNLEELEADVNLICSNAMQYNSSDTIYFRQARSIQELAKRDFENLRQEGEDGELQPKVVRRGRPPGKQQKKTPGRPPVDRVRPESTSGATLATPEDNNTTESTPYNLRKAPPVLYRFQADGLLASHRSRNGEHYSELLADWNEEFPERIRKADMKWGNKNLIIDETRRETYKQYHPSTYANASSLLSNFGGEKKQLLPVYMLNMVMLEV